CGAACGAGCCGTCAGACACAGCGCCGGTGTCCCGCCGGGCTGCGGGCGACGCTGCTCATTGGCAAATGTCTCCAAGTTGGGTTCGAAAAGCGGGAGAGGATTTCGGGACGGGTTTGGAAACCAAACGGAGGGGCGGCGAGTCCGGGCTCAGGGGTGAAAAATGTTCACTGTGCGCGACAGGGAGGGAATGGCGGAATCGTAGCAGGGTTTTGGGTCGGAAGGTGTCTGTCCCCACCCCGCCCGCGCTGCGTGACGGGCACGAGAGGCGCTGACCGCGGCCTCGGAGGGTCCTTCCCCGCAGCTGGGGGATCCCGGCTTCTCCTTCACCCCGGCGGGATCGCAGCAAAGCCGCTCGGGGGTTTCAAACTCCGAGCGTCAGCCCCCCGGCACGCGGCTTCATGGCATCATCTCGTCAGGAGGTGACCTGGTACTAAGGAAACCCGGCAGACGGGAAAAGAGGTGTTAGGACggcaaagggaagagggagggggtgGCACCCACGTGGAGATAAACGGAGAGATGTCTTGGAGGCACCTTTGGGCCATCTCTCATCTCTCGGCAACAGCTTCCAGGTACGTCTTCAAACCCAGGGCTCGGTTCCCCTCCACACGGCAACCGAGCACATCCtcaggctccgcggagaccttggagccccttccagtccctcaaggggctccaggaaagctggggagggactctggatgagggaggggagccatgggacgagggggaaggggtttccactgcaagaggggagattgggctgagatctcgggcagaaattcttggctgtgagggcggtgagcccctggcccaggttgcccagagaagctgtggctgccccatccctggaggggttcaaggccaggttggccggggcttggagcaagctgggctggtgggaggtgtccctgcccagggcaggggggtggaacgagatgatctttaaggtcccttcccacccagaccATCCTGTGAGTCTGTGACTCTAAATAGTCTTTTAATTTCCCCATCTTCAGTTTTCTCACGATCTCGTCTGGGTTTTCTCATTTCCCGGGCGCAGACTCAGGACGGCAGCACCAGGGTCGCTCTCCCTGTGTACGAGCGCCAAGAATCAAACCCTTTCTCAGCCCCTTTGTTTCTCGGCTCGGCTGTTCGGCTCCATCTCCGAGACCTTTTCCATCCCAACCCACTTCTGCGGGTTTTTCCCCAGAACCCCCACTGGGCTCTCACACGCTTTTTTGGGGTGTCTCCATCCACCCCACGCTCACCCCACCTCACTGCTGGCAGAGCCGGGGATGCCGGGAGCCGCCGGGCGTCCAGGGTGTTCCCGCCTGGggaaacacacacccccccccccaccatccccggGGATGGGGGAGGGGCTCCAATTCCCAGTAGCGTTCACCCAGCAGGACCCTAAAGGCCAGGAGCCAAACACCAATTTTTGGGGCAGGACGCGGGGATCCCGGCGAGCGGAGGCTCCTCGTAGCTCCGCCGGGTGCCCTcgggagggaggagcagggtcCTGGGTGGGGGAGCCGCTGGTTGAGTGGCCCATCTGCCTCCTCGTCAAACACGGGGGCACTAACGAaggcagggggtgtgtgtgtgggggggaagcaGATGTAACAGCGAGGCCActttgtgtcccccccacccccagctccacGCCgggccccctccctcctctctcgcCGCTCTGTGCCGGGGCTCAGCTCACCGAAACAGCAGAAAATGACCCGGAGTGAGGAAAAACCGGGTGTCTTCCGGGGTTCACGGGGGAAACCAGCCGGGAGGGTGAGGGAGAGAGTGCAGCGAgacatccccccctgccccccaaccccgGATCCCCGGGGAGCGCTTGTGCTGGGGCGGCTGCTGCGGCGGGACACAGCCCTGCCCCTCACTCCTGCCGTAAAGTCGGGAATAATTCCCATTTTGCCTCGATCCGCTCGGTGGGAAGGCAGCGACGAGGCGTCCCTGAGCCCGGACGGGCAGGGGGGCTCCTGCTGCGCCGTCCCACCACCCCGAGGGTGACGATGCCGTCCACGAGGAGCTGCGGGAGGCAAAGCCAACGCTCTGGCTGTGCTGTGAGCCCCCCCCGGGACTGACACTTCTCCATCTGCCCTCCTGCGCACGGGGCTCCTCGGCACCCGGGGACATCCCTCTGGTGTCCCCTGGCTCGCTCCATGGGCGACCCGTGCCGGCCCTTGCCTCGGTGGCTTCTGGAGAGCACCggccacctcctcctcaccctccgaCGGCGACGCTCCTCCAGCACCCGCACGCCAGCGGGCTGCaacgtcccccagccccggggggtgcTCTCCTTGGGCACGAACAAAAATGTTTAGGTACAAaacacctccccccccgccatccccgcgCAATTCCGGGTCCTGTCTTCAGTCCACAGGAGTGACAAGGTTGGTGTTACTGGGAATGTCCCCAAACCGGCGGCAGAGCGAGCGCTTCTCCTCAATCCCATGGAATTCCTCCCAGGTGGAAGGGGACACCCAGACCCCTTGGGTGCGGAGCACGAGTCTggcgaggagcggctgagggagctgggggtgttcagcctggagaaaaggaggctgaggggagaccttctcgctctctgcaactccctgaaaggagggggtagccagggggggtcgggctcttctcccaaggaacaggccatgggacaagaggagacggcctcaagttgcgccaggggaggtttaggatggatatgaggagaaatgtcttcactgaaagggttgtcaagcattggaccaggctgcccagggcagtggtggagtcgccatccctggagggatttacaagccgggcagacgtggtgctgagggacatgggttggtggtgggtttgtcagtgttgggttgatggttggactcgatgatctgaaaggtcccttccaagccggGCCATTCTGCGATCCCTGCCTcagaagcaggaggcagcacaaACCAAAGGCTCTCACGCGAACACCACGACATCCTGACGAGCCAAACGCCTGTTAATGCAGAAGTCGCCACGACGCAGCGTTGTCTGCCAGTTGTGGGGCACCACCTCGCTCTCGCAGCCCCGTCCGGCGTTAACCCCGAAGCCTGCGCTGCCCTGGGGTCACGGTAATGCTGCCCGCTGAGCCACACGGGGTTAAAACACCCCATTTTGGTTGTTCCACCTCTGGTTCTCATCAccaaccccccccttccccatccgcGCTTGGAGCCATCGCTCCCTCCTTCCTGGCTTCTCCAGAACATGGGATGGGTTTCCTACAGAAGGGCTCCCTCGGTGCCCAAGAATAACATTTCCCACGACTGTCGGAACCGCAGCAACCATCACCtctaaaaaaaatcctgcaggaaAAGCAGTTTCTTTGGCACCAACTCCCACCCCCTTCTGCGGCTGACGCCCCACAGCCTTGTCCCAAACGCGCGCGGGCACCTTTGCGTGCGGAAACACCACGTGGTGTCTTCCTCCTTAAAAGACATATTTAAGCTTTCTGAGAAACCATCTTTAAGAGTCACGACCGCCTTTGTTACCGCCGAAGGGGCTCGACGTTATTCTAACCCGAATTATTACACAACCTCCAATCTGGCCCCGCCTGCAGCCACGCTGGGGCGAGACCAAACCAGAACCGGTGCGGAACGGGAAAGGTGCGAGAACTCCTCCAGAAAGTAACTCGAAGCCGTCACAGCACGTCCCCCTTTGCTTTTCACTCTGCCCCAGTCCCCCCCCAACACCAAAAACCCGCCTTAGAGCCTGTCCTGAACACAGAGCCCGGGAGGAGAGAGCCGGAGAGGCGGCTTTCCCGCCCGGGAGCCGACCGTGCCGCAGCTCAGAGCCCTCAGATCCATCGATGGGACCTCGGCACTTCTCTGCCAAAGGCCCAACGCTCCCCTGCCCCAAATCTTTGTCATTTCTCACTAGAAAACCGGGAATATCTGAGCCAGTGTCCGCACGATACTCTCACGTTTCCCCTCGAGGCGCACTCATCTCCCCCCATTTCGCGCGGTCCGATGAGTCCACAGGCGCTGTCGCGTCCCCAAGCTCTTTTATTTCACATCACACAAACAGGGTACGTTTTTACAAAAGTTTTATTTGCCCTCGGCATCTTCCATACGTCATCCTTAAAACTTCTGGAATTGCTTCTTGGTACCGGCAGCCTTTGTGACTTTGAGGACGTTGAACCGGACAGTCTTGCTGAGGGGACGGCACTCTCCCACGGTGACAATGTCTCCGATCTGGACATCCCTGCAAAGACACCCCCGGTGTTTCAGCGGTTCCGAGCTCCCCGCGTCCGCAGTCGGTTTGCTCCGCAGCACTTTTATCTGCCTTGCGTGATGCTACCGAGCAAAGCGACCCGGGGCACCTGAAGCTGTAAAGCAAGGCCGGATTTTATCCGCTGGACTGCAACACCAGTCCCGGTTTTTCTGGAAACCTGCACTCCAAAGATTGGCACAGGAAGACAAAAACCCGCCAGCCTCCGAACCTGCCCTCTCTGGCTTCAGCGTTCACTTCGGACCAAAGTTTTTACCCTTTCTCACGGAGTTTCGGAAGTGGCGGCCTGCCCAGAACCCGTCTTACGGTTCAGCAATTGCCACTGGCACTGTCAGCAGCCCCCTCAGCAGCAGGGGCTCTGAAGACCATCGTGAGTTTGGACATCACCACCAGCAAGCGGGTTCTGGGTCAGCAGCAAGAGCAAAACCACACGCGTCACACCGACGCGCACGCTCGCCGGCGGCTTCTACCCAAGAGCCGAGTCCGGCATCGTGAACACCACGTATCGAGAGGGGCAGGAGGCCCCGGGAGCACGCCTGGCGCTCCCAGCCGCCCCATCTCCCGTGGCCGCGGGACCCGCACGCACCTGAAGCAGGGGGAGAGGTGCACGGACATGTTCTTGTGGCGCTTCTCGAAGCGGTTGTACTTGCGGATGTAGTGCAGGTAGTCCCGCCGGATGACGATGGTGCGTTGCATCTTCATCTTAGTAACCACACCTGGGCGACAAGAGCGGGGAGGTGACAGCGACGGGCATAAGCACGTACCGACCATCAGCAAACACGGCCGGAGATTTGGCTTGTAACTAACGGATTTTTACATGAGCTTTCCAAGGGCATCAGCAGGGACGAGTGGTATTTGACACCCTTCAATTCCAGTATTTTCTCCTTATTTATCACAGTGTCccaggctggaagagacctcaaggatcatctggtccaacctttcttggcaaaagcatcgtctagacaagatggcccagcaccctgtccggCCAAATCTTAAAATTTTACCTTACTACAAGGTAAAATTAACTTACCTTAATAATAAGTCCTAACGCATCCTTTGGGGGTGCTCAGGGACCCCAGTTCTACCAGGATGAAAGAGCGTTCTCACTGTCAGGGTACCATACTAAGATTtgtattatagaaaaaaatatatttctcttgtCTTTTATGTCTGCACCACAGCAGCACATCTGGAAGGGTAACCGCCAGCAGCTGGTCCTTTCGCTGGGCATCAGCAAAGCCGTACGGCATCGTCGTCAGAGCCCCTTCACCATGAGGCTTGGAAGACCATCGTGAGAATGGCATCATGTGCAGCTCAAGGACCAGGCAGCTCCAGACAGACGCTCAAAGCTCGTGGGCTTCGACTGCTCACCCACTTCAGGGCAGCCACAGGGTAACGCCTGTAGTGTCACTCCTTAAAGAACCTTCACAACTCACCTGATAGGATTCGTCCCCGGATAGAGACATTACCAGTGAAGGGACACTTCTTGTCGATGTAGGTGCCCTCAATCGCCTACAAAGAGAAaggcttcacagaatcacagactggtttgggtgggaagggaccttaaaggccacccagtgccaccccctgccctgggcagggacacctcccaccagcccagcttgctccaagccccggccaacctggccttgaacccctccagggatggggcagccacagcttctctgggcaacctgggccaggggctcaccgccctcacagccaagaatttctgcccgagatctcagcccaatctcccctcttgcagtggaaaccccttccccctcgtcccatggctcccctccctcatccagagtccctccccagctttcccggagccccttgagggactggaaggggctccaaggtctccgtggagccttctcttctccaggctgaacccccccaactctctcagcccgtcctcccagcagaggggctccagccctcccagcatctccggggcctcctctggccccgctccagcagctccgtgtctctcctgtgctgaggccccagagctggaggcagcactgcaggggggtctcccccgagcggagcagaggggcagaatcccccccctcgccctgctgcccacgctgctggggatgcatcccaggctgcggggggtttctgggctgccaacGCATGTTGCCGGcccgtgttgagcttctcatccaccaacaaacccaagtctttctcctcagggctgctctccatccattctctgcccagcctggatctgTGCTCAGGATGGcaccgacccatgtgcaggaccttgcagctATCGTCAGCGTTTGGATGGACAAGCAGCTCAGAGGAGCCACTCCTACACCAGGACAAACCCGGCGGGGCTGTCACTGCTTCTGAGGTGCAGGgggtgccagccctgccctgccttacCTCCTTGGGAGTCTTGAAGCCCAGGCCGATGTTTTTATAGTAGCGGGGAAgcttctccttcccaccctcGCCCAGCAGCACCCGCTTCTTGTTCTGGAAGATGGTGGGCTGCTTCTGGTAGGCCCGCTCGGTctgagggagggggagagaagggacaATCACCGCCGGCCCCACGGGACCTCACAGAGAACCGCCCCCCCTCACCTTCCTGCCGCCCCCCTCCGTCCCTCAGCCCTCCCGGGGAGGATGgtggcccggggccggggggttgcCGGCGACCGGGGCCCGCTCCTGGCGATCGGGGCCCAATTCGGGGCCTGCTCCTGGCCATCGAGGCGGGGGTTCCCAGCAATCCGGGGCCTGATCCGGGCCCGCTCCCAGCGATCCGGGGCTTGATTCGGGCCCGCTTTCGGTGACCCAGGGCTTGATCCAGGCCCGGCTCCCGGCGACCCGCGGCCTGATCCGGGGCCTGCTCCCAGCGCTCGGGGCAGGGGTTCCCGGCGACCCGGGGCCTGTTCCCGGTGATCCGGGCCTACTCCCGGCGCTCGGGgcgggggctcccggcggccCGGGCCCGCTGCGGCCGCAGCACCCACCTGCGTGTCCGCCATCTTGGAGCGCGCGGCGGAAAAGAGGCGGCCGAGCCGCGCGTGGCTCCCCTTATCCcaggggcggggccggcgcgaCGGAAGTGACGTCACTTTCCGCCGCCGGCCTGAGGGGAGTGGGGTCGGCCCGGTGGGGGACGGGTCACCGTTCCACGGGGGCTTTGCCGGTTACCGGAGGGTCCCAGTACCCAGTCTAGGGGGGGACTTGGGGATTTTTGGCGTCCCGTAAAGGACGAATGAGGCCCCAGGGGCGGGTTTTGGGGATCAGCAAAGGGTCATAGCACAGTTTGGGGGGGGCTCTCTTGGGGGTTTGTGATCCCCAAAGGGCCGTGGAGGCCCTAAGGGCCTTTGAACtccccccagaaggtcccagcATGTGTTTTCGGGGGATCTGGGGGAGTTTGAGATCCCTCAAAATGCCAGAGGGTGGCCCAGGGGACTTTGGTGATAAACAAAGGGTCCCAGTACCCATTTTGGGGGGTTGGTGCAGGGGGGACTTGTGGGTTTTTGGGATTCCCCAAAGGGCCAAGGAAAACCCAAGGCCCAAACCAAGGGAGGGGGGTTGAGGGTCACCAAAGGGTTGCAGCACCCATTTTGAGGGGCTCTGGTGGGGGTGAGTGTGGGGTTCCAAAACGGCCTGGGGGGGGAAGGTTTGGAGTCCCCAAAAGGGCCAGGGGAGGGCTTGGGGGGCTTTGGGGTCTCCCAAAGGGTCCCAGCACCCATTTTGGGGTGTGCTGGAGGGATGTTGTTGTCCCCAAAAAGGCAGGAGGGGGACCTGGGGGACTTTAAGGGTCACCAAAGGGTCCCCGTGCCAAGTCTGGGGGTGGACTTGGGGGTTTTGGAGTGCCCAAAAGGGCCAGAGAGACCCTGGGGGCTTGTGGGTCATCAAAGGGTCACAGCACTCATTTTGGGGAGCCTTGGGAGGGTTT
Above is a window of Larus michahellis chromosome 1, bLarMic1.1, whole genome shotgun sequence DNA encoding:
- the RPS11 gene encoding small ribosomal subunit protein uS17, whose protein sequence is MADTQTERAYQKQPTIFQNKKRVLLGEGGKEKLPRYYKNIGLGFKTPKEAIEGTYIDKKCPFTGNVSIRGRILSGVVTKMKMQRTIVIRRDYLHYIRKYNRFEKRHKNMSVHLSPCFRDVQIGDIVTVGECRPLSKTVRFNVLKVTKAAGTKKQFQKF